From Halichoerus grypus chromosome 6, mHalGry1.hap1.1, whole genome shotgun sequence, one genomic window encodes:
- the LOC144382283 gene encoding uncharacterized protein LOC144382283 isoform X2, giving the protein MDTGLDAPSSLKETSPGSHSCTPWKDQDMKVQRLLFLVLLLRCPGSPNPNLVHVVPGRFPLGPDGVGVLWKLPIITAPLGVCVLLIYIWRTILAIKPRQYQVTLQQIKEKIHRLRTENRELAQEISLWELKIQEGKKHLAETKSEHKFLSEEVLQWKAQDASEDGEQRAFRAKKRELQEYQRWMEDHCNALSSLKTTQEAELKLLRRKVGIVVDFSEQRRVAAEEKVAKTRRDLEATESQLSAAVENLKGIKEETDKYKREVGALQDQLREAELTFKHKIAAHERSALDNWTKARVWERKIVQQSRENAYVRHRLHMMRRGTLPEGSMRQEPMPGRPETQNRVRRGLWSDAETGGSPMGNRGTEPPRDPGMSKVGTDVRGFPHAPRPPHMPYHMGQGLPGFTGYGPPAPPPHGWTWGPQAQLVPATHEMGSRCPPSRRKVTVCKRQT; this is encoded by the exons ATGGACACAGGCTTGGACGCCCCCAGCTCACTGAAGGAAaccagcccagggtcacacagctg CACCCCTTGGAAGGACCAAGACATGAAGGTGCAGAGGCTGTTGTTCCTGGTGCTCTTGCTCCGCTGTCCCGGTTCCCCAAACCCAAAT CTTGTCCATGTTGTGCCTGGCCGTTTCCCTCTTGGCCCTGATGGGGTTGGAGTTCTATGGAAACTTCCCATTATCACTGCCCCCTTGGGAGTTTGTGTCCTTCTCATTTATATCTGGAGAACCATCCTCGCT aTAAAGCCTCGACAATATCAAG taaccttacaacaaataaaggagaagatCCATCGACTTAGAACAGAAAACAGGGAGCTTGCTCAGGAAATATCCCTTTGGGAGCTGAAG atccaggaaggcaagaaacaccttgcagaaaccaagagtgaacataagtttctctctgaggaagtgcTTCAATGGAAG GCCCAGGATGCATCCGAGgatggagagcagagagcctTTAGGGCCAAAAAACGAGAACTGCAGG AATATCAACGATGGATGGAAGACCATTGCAATGCCCTGAGTTCTTTGAAAACCACTCAAGAAGCCGAATTGAAACTCCTGAGGAGGAAAGTGGGTATCGTGGTGGATTTCTCTGAACAGAGACGAGTGGCTGCCGAAGA GAAGGTCGCAAAGACCCGCCGTGACCTGGAGGCAACAGAGAGTCAGCTGTCAGCTGCCGTGGAAAATctgaaaggaatcaaagaagaaacgGACAAGTACAA GCGAGAAGTCGGAGCGTTGCAAGATCAGCTGCGGGAGGCAGAGCTCACCTTCAAACACAAG ATCGCAGCTCATGAGAGAAGTGCTCTAGATAACTGg aCTAAGGCTCGGGTTTGGGAGAGGAAGATagtgcagcagagcagggagaacgcCTACGTGAGACACAG ATTGCACATGATGAGGAGAGGGACGCTGCCTGAGGGATCCATGAGGCAGGAACCGATGCCGGGAAGACCTGAGACACAGAACCGTGTGCGGAGAG GGCTTTGGTCTGATGCTGAAACTGGTGGGTCTCCCATGGGGAACAGGGGCACCGAGCCTCCTAGAGACCCAGGGATGAGCAAG GTCGGTACAGATGTGAGAGGGTTTCCTCATGCCCCAAGGCCCCCCCATATGCCCTACCACATGGGGCAGGGTTTACCAGGCTTCACTGGCTATGGGCCACCTGCACCTCCTCCACATGGGTGGACATGGGGGCCTCAAGCACAGCTCGTTCCTGCTACACATG AAATGGGCAGCAGGTGTCCGCCATCGAGAAGAAAAGTGACAGTTTGcaaaagacagacataa
- the LOC144382283 gene encoding uncharacterized protein LOC144382283 isoform X1 — protein MDTGLDAPSSLKETSPGSHSCTPWKDQDMKVQRLLFLVLLLRCPGSPNPNLVHVVPGRFPLGPDGVGVLWKLPIITAPLGVCVLLIYIWRTILAIKPRQYQVTLQQIKEKIHRLRTENRELAQEISLWELKIQEGKKHLAETKSEHKFLSEEVLQWKAQDASEDGEQRAFRAKKRELQEYQRWMEDHCNALSSLKTTQEAELKLLRRKVGIVVDFSEQRRVAAEEKVAKTRRDLEATESQLSAAVENLKGIKEETDKYKREVGALQDQLREAELTFKHKIAAHERSALDNWTKARVWERKIVQQSRENAYVRHRLHMMRRGTLPEGSMRQEPMPGRPETQNRVRRGLWSDAETGGSPMGNRGTEPPRDPGMSKVGTDVRGFPHAPRPPHMPYHMGQGLPGFTGYGPPAPPPHGWTWGPQAQLVPATHGLRPYSETCGTQGDNSGTPPKKVPQKDQNPVDARGPAPVPGPLGPPYPTDPPSSPSWGPGAHLPPPTQWSLRPYPAPEPTAQGGMI, from the exons ATGGACACAGGCTTGGACGCCCCCAGCTCACTGAAGGAAaccagcccagggtcacacagctg CACCCCTTGGAAGGACCAAGACATGAAGGTGCAGAGGCTGTTGTTCCTGGTGCTCTTGCTCCGCTGTCCCGGTTCCCCAAACCCAAAT CTTGTCCATGTTGTGCCTGGCCGTTTCCCTCTTGGCCCTGATGGGGTTGGAGTTCTATGGAAACTTCCCATTATCACTGCCCCCTTGGGAGTTTGTGTCCTTCTCATTTATATCTGGAGAACCATCCTCGCT aTAAAGCCTCGACAATATCAAG taaccttacaacaaataaaggagaagatCCATCGACTTAGAACAGAAAACAGGGAGCTTGCTCAGGAAATATCCCTTTGGGAGCTGAAG atccaggaaggcaagaaacaccttgcagaaaccaagagtgaacataagtttctctctgaggaagtgcTTCAATGGAAG GCCCAGGATGCATCCGAGgatggagagcagagagcctTTAGGGCCAAAAAACGAGAACTGCAGG AATATCAACGATGGATGGAAGACCATTGCAATGCCCTGAGTTCTTTGAAAACCACTCAAGAAGCCGAATTGAAACTCCTGAGGAGGAAAGTGGGTATCGTGGTGGATTTCTCTGAACAGAGACGAGTGGCTGCCGAAGA GAAGGTCGCAAAGACCCGCCGTGACCTGGAGGCAACAGAGAGTCAGCTGTCAGCTGCCGTGGAAAATctgaaaggaatcaaagaagaaacgGACAAGTACAA GCGAGAAGTCGGAGCGTTGCAAGATCAGCTGCGGGAGGCAGAGCTCACCTTCAAACACAAG ATCGCAGCTCATGAGAGAAGTGCTCTAGATAACTGg aCTAAGGCTCGGGTTTGGGAGAGGAAGATagtgcagcagagcagggagaacgcCTACGTGAGACACAG ATTGCACATGATGAGGAGAGGGACGCTGCCTGAGGGATCCATGAGGCAGGAACCGATGCCGGGAAGACCTGAGACACAGAACCGTGTGCGGAGAG GGCTTTGGTCTGATGCTGAAACTGGTGGGTCTCCCATGGGGAACAGGGGCACCGAGCCTCCTAGAGACCCAGGGATGAGCAAG GTCGGTACAGATGTGAGAGGGTTTCCTCATGCCCCAAGGCCCCCCCATATGCCCTACCACATGGGGCAGGGTTTACCAGGCTTCACTGGCTATGGGCCACCTGCACCTCCTCCACATGGGTGGACATGGGGGCCTCAAGCACAGCTCGTTCCTGCTACACATG GGCTTCGGCCGTATTCAGAAACCTGTGGCACACAAGGGGACAACAGCGGCACCCCGCCCAAGAAGGTCCCACAGAAGGACCAG AACCCTGTGGATGCAAGAGGACCCGCTCCTGTACCCGGCCCACTGGGTCCACCGTACCCCACGGATCCCCCTTCATCaccatcctggggccctggggcacacctccctccacccacccagtgGTCTCTGCGTCCTTACCCTGCACCCGAACCTACAGCACAGGGTGGGATGATATGA